The following are from one region of the Juglans regia cultivar Chandler chromosome 10, Walnut 2.0, whole genome shotgun sequence genome:
- the LOC109010722 gene encoding succinate--CoA ligase [ADP-forming] subunit beta, mitochondrial-like has product MVRALLNKLVLRSLSVAGKWQQQQLRRLNIHEYQGAELMSKYGINVPKGIAVSSGDEVKKAIQDVFPNQSELVVKSQILAGGRGLGTFKSGLKGGVHIVKADQVEEIAGKMLGQVLVTKQTGPQGKVVSKVYLCEKLSLVNEMYFAITLDRKTAGPLIIACRKGGTSIEDLAEKFPDMIIKVPIDVFNGITDEDAAEVVDGLALTVADRKDSIEQVKKLYELFCKSDCTLLEINPIAETSDKQLVAADAKLNFDDNAAFRNKEIFTLRDPSQEDPREVAAAEADLNYIGLDGEIGCMVNGAGLAMATMDIIKLHGGTPANFLDVGGNASEGQVIEAFKILTSDEKVKAILVNIFGGIMKCDIIASGIVNAAKEVSLKVPVIVRLEGTNVDQGKRILKESGMTLITADDLDDAAEKAVKAAYK; this is encoded by the exons ATGGTGCGAGCATTGCTCAACAAGCTCGTCTTGCGCTCTCTCTCTGTCGCCGGAAAATGGCAGCAACAACAACTTCGCCGTCTCAACATACACGAGTATCAG GGGGCTGAATTGATGAGCAAATATGGGATCAATGTTCCAAAAGGCATCGCAGTTTCTTCTGGTGATGAAGTAAAAAAGGCAATTCAGGATGTATTTCCCAATCAGAGTGAG TTGGTGGTCAAAAGCCAAATTTTGGCTGGTGGGAGAGGCTTGGGAACATTCAAAAGTGGTCTCAAGGGTGGAGTTCATATTGTTAAGGCTGATCAGGTTGAAGAGATAGCTG GGAAGATGCTTGGGCAGGTACTTGTAACCAAACAAACTGGTCCCCAAGGCAAAGTTGTCAGCAAG GTCTACTTGTGTGAAAAATTGTCACTTGTCAATGAGATGTACTTTGCTATCACTCTGGATCGTAAAACTGCTGGTCCA CTTATAATTGCCTGTAGAAAGGGGGGAACTAGCATTGAAGACCTTGCAGAGAAATTCCCGGATATGATTATAAAG gTTCCAATTGATGTTTTCAATGGAATTACTGATGAAGATGCTGCCGAGGTTGTTGATGGCTTGGCTCTCACTGTGGCTGATCGGAAAGATTCAATTGAACAAGTGAAGAAATTATATGAACTTTTTTGCAAGAGTGACTGCACATTGTTAGAA ATCAATCCCATTGCAGAGACTTCTGATAAGCAGTTGGTAGCTGCTGATGCAAAGTTGAACTTCGATGACAATGCTGCCTTCCGTAATAAAGAGATATTTACTCTCCGCGATCCATCACAGGAGGATCCTCGAGAG GTTGCTGCTGCTGAAGCAGATCTAAATTATATTGGCTTAGATGGAGAGATTGGTTGCATGGTGAATGGCGCAGGATTAGCAATGGCCACAATGGATATAATTAAATTGCATGGGGGAACTCCTGCCAATTTTCTTGACGTGGGTGGGAATGCTTCTGAAGGCCAG GTGATTGAAGCATTCAAGATATTGACTTCGGACGAGAAGGTGAAAGCAATATTAGTGAACATATTTGGGGGAATAATGAAATGCGATATAATTGCAAGTGGAATTGTCAATGCTGCCAAAGAG GTTTCACTGAAAGTACCAGTCATTGTTCGTCTTGAAGGCACCAATGTTGACCAAGGAAAGAGGATTCTAAAg GAAAGTGGTATGACATTGATAACAGCAGATGACCTTGATGATGCTGCCGAGAAAGCAGTTAAAGCAGCGTACAAATGA